A single Macaca mulatta isolate MMU2019108-1 chromosome 15, T2T-MMU8v2.0, whole genome shotgun sequence DNA region contains:
- the LOC709755 gene encoding interferon alpha-8, which translates to MALTFYLLMALVVLSYKPFSSLGCDLPQTHSLGYRRPLVLLAQMRRISPFSCLKDRHDFELPQEEFDDKNFQKAQAISVLHEIIQQTFNLFNTKNSSAAFNETLLDEFYIELDQQLNDLESCVMQEVGVTETHLMYEDSILAVKKYFRRITLYLTEKKYSPCAWEVVRAEIMRSFSLSINLQKRLKSKE; encoded by the coding sequence ATGGCCTTGACCTTTTATTTACTGATGGCCCTAGTGGTGCTCAGCTACAAGCCATTCAGCTCTCTGGGCTGTGATCTGCCTCAGACCCACAGCCTGGGTTACAGGAGGCCCTTGGTGCTCCTGGCACAAATGAGAAGAAtctctcctttctcctgcctgaaGGACAGACATGACTTTGAATTACCCCAGGAGGAGTTTGATGACAAAAACTTCCAGAAGGCTCAAGCCATCTCTGTCCTCCATGAGATAATCCAGCAGACCTTCAACCTCTTCAACACAAAGAATTCATCTGCTGCTTTCAATGAGACCCTTCTAGATGAATTCTACATCGAACTTGACCAGCAGCTGAATGACCTGGAGTCCTGTGTGATGCAGGAAGTGGGGGTGACAGAGACTCACCTGATGTACGAGGACTCCATCCTGGCTGTGAAGAAATACTTCCGAAGAATCACTCTCTATCTGACAGAGAAGAAATACAGcccttgtgcctgggaggttgtCAGAGCAGAAATCATGAGATCCTTCTCTTTATCAATCAACTTGCAAAAAAGATTGAAGAGTAAGGAATAA
- the IFNA2 gene encoding interferon alpha-2 precursor, protein MALTFALLVALVVLSCKSSCSLGCDLPQTHSLGNRRTLMLLAQMRRISLFFCLKDRHDFEFPQEEFGNQFQKAQTIPVLHEMIQQTFNLFSTKDSSAAWDETLLNKFYTELYQQLNDLEACVMQEMGVTETPLMNKNSILAVRKYFQRITLYLKEKKYSLCAWEVVRAEIMRSFSLSTNLQESLRSKE, encoded by the coding sequence ATGGCCTTGACCTTTGCTTTACTGGTGGCCCTGGTGGTGCTCAGCTGCAAGTCAAGCTGCTCTCTGGGCTGTGATCTACCTCAAACccacagcctgggtaacaggaggACCTTGATGCTCCTGGCACAAATGAGGAgaatctctcttttcttctgcctgaaggaCAGACATGACTTTGAATTTCCCCAGGAGGAGTTTGGCAACCAGTTCCAAAAGGCTCAAACCATCCCTGTCCTCCATGAGATGATCCAGCAGACCTTCAATCTCTTCAGCACAAAGGACTCATCTGCTGCTTGGGATGAGACCCTCCTAAACAAATTCTACACTGAACTCTACCAGCAGCTGAATGACCTGGAAGCCTGTGTGATGCAGGAGATGGGGGTGACAGAGACTCCCCTGATGAACAAGAACTCCATCCTGGCCgtgaggaaatacttccaaagaATCACTCTCTatctgaaagagaagaaatacagTCTTTGTGCCTGGGAGGTTGTCAGAGCAGAAATTATGAGATCTTTTTCTTTGTCAACAAACTTGCAAGAAAGTTTAAGAAGTAAGGAATGA